TGGGGATATGATTATGAAGGTGATACGCGGACAGTGGATGTTCATATCCGCAGGTTGAGGCGTAAACTTGGCACTGCTGCGGGAAAGATTGTCCGGACTGTGCATGGCCGTGGGTATTGCGTAACAGAATAAGGTTTTTCTTGGGGAAAGGATTTATATGGTATGGCTGAAAATAAGGTTGTAAAAATTCTTATCGTCGACGATGATCCTAACATGCGCGATACGTTGACTGATGTTTTGGAACTAGATGGTTTTGTGGTGAAGTCCGCGGCATCAGGGAAGGAAGGGCTTGAGAAGTTGAAGGCAGAAAATCCTACAATGTTGATACTTGACCTCCAGCTGCCGGATATTGCAGGGCTTGAGTTATGCCAGATTATACGTAAAGACCCTGAATTTGCTGCGATACCGATACTGATGCTTACCGGAAGGTTTATCCAGGCGGATGATAAGGTTTCCGGCCTTGATCTCGGTGCGGATGAGTATCTCGTAAAACCTGTTAACCCGCCTGAACTTGTTTTGCGGATAAAGAATTTATTACGCCGGTGCGGGGTTGTGTAAGGTAATAAACCTGTCTTTCCTGATTGTTCATAAATTGTTAACATTTCCGTAACAAATCTGTAACATAAGAATACTATTAATATTGTTATATGAAAAAGTCATTTGCAGTTTTAATGGCAGCAGGGATTGTGCTGTTTTCGTTTTCCGGATTGTACGCAGCGCAATGGCGGACAACTGCAGGTTTATTGCAAGGTGGAAGGTATCACCATACGGCAACGCTATTGCCTAACGGTAAAGTACTTGTCACCGGCGGGTTTAACGGTACAACAGTTATTGCATCAGCGGAACTTTATGATGTTTATCTTCAAACATGGACTTACGCAGGGACTATGGTTGCTGCGCGGCAATATCATACGGCTACTTTGTTGCCAAATGGGAAAGTGTTGATTGTTGGAGGGGAAGATGCTTCTAGCAATTATTTGTCTTCATGCGAACTCTACGATCCGAAGACTAATGAGTGGACATCTACTAACGGGTTGGTGAAAGGACGGTCGTATCATTGCGCTGTACTTCTTAAAACCGGGAAGTTAATGGTTATTGCCGGGAAAACTTCTAGCGGCGCAACAAATACGTGTGAGGTTTATGATTATTCCAGTAATAATTGGCAGCCCGGGAGGAATATTGCTAATTCCAGGTACTCGCATTCCGCGGTTTCGCTTTCTGACGGGAATGTGTTGATTACCGGAGGATATGCTACCGGATATAATAATACTTCTGAGTTGTATGTGGCTTCATCCGATCTATGGCGTGTTGTTGGCAATATCAGCAGTGGACGGAATTATCATAATATGACATTACTGCCCGGGAATGATGTGTTGCTTACCGGCGGGACTGGTGCTTCCGGTATACTGTCATCAACGGAACGGTTTAGTGTTACAGGTGAAGTATGGGCTTCTGAAAATGCTATGAAACTTGCGCTGTGTTATCATACCACGGTATTGCTGCCAAACGATAAGGTTTTGACAATCGGAGGGTTTAGTTCAGTTGCGTCAAGTGCTTGCCAGGTATATAATTCGGTTACACATGAGTGGGTAGAACAGGAGTCTATGTTAACCGCGCGGTATTATCATACAAGCACACTGCTTCCTACCGGTCAGGTGTTGGTTGTTGGAGGGAAGTCGTCTACTTCCAGTGCAATTTCAAATTGTGAAGTATTTGATCCTCGTATTGCTGTATGTATTCCTGGCCCGGAGTTGCAGATAGCGCGTACACATGTTTCTGCTTGTTTATTGCCTTCAGGAAAAATGTTATTGGCGGGAGGTGTTAATACATCGACGATATATAATACCTGTGAAACGTATGATAGTGATAATAATACGGTGAGTCAGACTGCATATCCTATGATAAACGCGCGGGATGAGTTTGTTACAACATTACTTTTGGATGGGCGCGTACTTGCAACCGGCGGGTATACGGGTACTGGTAGAAGGAAGGAATGCGAGTTGTTCGATATTACAGAAGGGAAGTGGATTAGTACAGGTGATTTGTTGGACGAGAGAAGTTTGTATACACAGACATTGTTGCCAAACGGTGAGGTAATGGTTTCAGGAGGTATAAATAACAGCAGTGCTGCAACTAAGAAATCGGAAGTATATTCTACTGTTTGGGAATCCTGGACTGCAACGGGTGATATGACATATCTGCGGTATGGGCATACCGCTAATTTACTTGTGGATGGTAAAGTTATTGTCTGCGGAGGTTACAGCGGGACAGAAGTGTTGCCGTACTGTGAGTCTTATGATTATCAGCAAAAAAGTTGGACTTCAAAAGCACAGATGGCGGAAGCCAGGTATAATCACAAAAGTGTAGTATTGAGAGATGGAAGGTTGTTGGTTGTAGGCGGATCAAATTATAGTTCGTTAAAATCGTGTGAACTTTATAGCCCTATAGCGGATACATGGTCAACTGCTGCGAGTTTACCGGTAACTTTAGTCAATCATACACTTGTTTCACTTGATGACAAAATATTGTGTATCGGCGGGTATAACGGTAGTACTGCGGAGGATAAAATATTTGCGTATTCTGTTGGTATAGATTCTTGGGTGGAGATAGGTACACGGTTAGTGACTGCGCGGTACGGGCATACCGCCATGGTTATGCCGGATAAGTCAATACTGATTGCAGGTGGTGTGAATTCAGCCGGTACGGCTTTAAGTTCAACCGAATTGTTATATATCAGCACCGTTACTTCAACTGCGAGAAAAGATGTGGTCACCTCGTTTTCTTCGGTATATCAGTCTACAGGAACTTCTTATACCATCAACGGTACGGGATTTAATCCTGCATATGAATGCAGTTCCGGAGGGTACGGGCATATGCAGTCCGCTGCAAATATTCCTGTACTAAACTTCGTGGGTATGGATAGCGGAATATGTACGAACCATATTCCTGCAAGCTGGTCGAATACCGGGATTACTTACACATTGCCTTCGAGTTTAACTTATGGATATTATTTTGTGGATATTGTCGTTGGCGGGATTTCAGGGAAAAGGGGAATAATTAAAGTTCCGGCAATATCATCGGCACCATCCGGGTTAGTGACAAGTGATGCAGGGGAGGGTGTGAGTACAAAAGTTAATGTTTCCTGGCAATCTCCCGTAATTAATGGCGATGCTTATCAGCTGGAACGCAGCAGTAATAATACGGAATTTTTCTTTATTGCAAAACTGGAAAAATCTGTTACGTTCTATTGTGACAATTCTTTAACACCGAATACTACGTTCTGGTACCGGTTGTCAGTATTGAATTGTTCGGGTGTGTCTGCGCCGTCAAGTGCAGTTACGGGTATTACCCGGGCTGTTGTTCCTGCTGGAGCCGGTATTACAGGGATTACAGATAATTCGTTAACCATTGTATGGGGGCATAACGGGAATTCTTCACTAACCGATTATACGGTTGAGTTATCAAGCACCGGGTATTTTGTAAATACGATTAAAACGTCAGGATGGATTAGAAATACAAGTTATAATTTTACAGGGTTGGCGCCTAATACCAGTTATTATGCTTATATTAAAGCGCGGAGTTTTGCGGGGTATGAAACTTCGTGGGGTGTATTAAGTACAACGATGACTTTAGCAAGTGTGCCTTCAGTGCCTGTTATTGTATCCGTGAGTAGTACAGCAGTCAGGGTTAGTTTGGGTACTGATCTTAATCCCGGGTATACCCAGTACGCTGTTGTTGTAAGTAGTGATAGTAATACTTCTTACTATATCACCTCCGCGGGGGGTATCGGGTCTGTGCCGTACTGGCAGGCATTAGCCGATTGGAATACCGGCGAGGGGTTTACGGTTACCGGATTAAAACCTAATACACAGTATTACGCAAGAGTTAAAGCCAGGAATAACTGGGCTGTGCCTGTAGAAACAAGTCCCGGGGTTGCAAGTTCAAAGTATACACACGCAACGGTAGTAGGAGGTGTGGTGTCCACAGTTAGTCCGGATACTTTGAAGCTTGTTATAAATGATGTGTATAATTCAACTTTCACTAAGTACGCAATCGCAATATCTTCTACCGGCTGGACATATTATCAGTATATAAGTTCCTCAGGTGTTTTTGCTTCAACGGCAGTATGGAATACAAGGACGGGTTGGGGTGAGGCTGTTGGGTTTGATATTAAAGGACTCAGCCCGAATGTGTATTATATTGTGCGGTTAAAATCAATTAACGATGACCCGTCTTCTCCTGTGGAAACGGAATTCGGGGGTTTCATTGGTAAATATACCACTGCATTACCTCCGTCAAAGCCCGGGGTGGGATATGGGAGAGATAGTATTACCCTGAAATACTATTATGAAATACTTTTCTCTACTTCCGACGGTAATCCCGGGAGTACAGAATATGCAGTTTTTGTGGCGACCGGAGTGAACTTGTTTTATCTGCAGGGAGACGGGACAGCAGGCGGTGCGCCTGTATGGAAGACACGCGAGGTGTGGGGGAGTAATAGTCAAAACTATCATAAAGGTATGAGTGTAGGCGATGAAATGGTTTATTATCTGAAAGCGCGGAATGGTGATTTGGTGGAGACTAATAATTCACCGATGACTGTTGGAAGGTTTGTAATTGAAAATTCTGAAAGAAAACGTGATGTAGATAAAGATGGGGTTTTGGAAATCGCGTACTTCGGGGAGTTTGGGTTTAATAGATTTGAAGATCCCGGCGGGAATATAGTATCTGTTTCTTCCTCCTCAAATTATGACGGTGATGGAAGATTTGAGCATTTAATAAATTATAATAACGCGCAGGCGTGGGTATATTGGAATCCGGATACTGATATTTATACACAAGCGGGGATTATCGATGTTAATAAAGATGGATACCCGGATATTCTTATCGACGTGAATGCGGATGCTGTGTATGACAAAATAGTTATTTCCAATAATAGTAGTTCAATTGCGGAGAGTGTTTTAATCACGTATGTGGCAGATCTTGATGGAGATGGCATGCCAAATATATGGGAGGCGGAGAAAGGGTTTAACGCGCTGGATTCTTCTGATGCAGGGGTGGATAGTGATAGTGACGGGTTAATTAATTTGGAAGAATACAAAAATAGTGTTGATCCATGGAAAGTGGATACCGACGGCGGAGGGGTGAGTGACGGGAGAGAGGTCTTGGTTGATAAAACGAGTCCCGCTAACAAGGATGATGATAGGATTAATGAACAGCTTCTGATTCCGGGTGATGTAACTGCGGGGATCACTAAAACATTTGTATTTCCAAAAGAATTGGATCCGGGGAAAGAGTATGTCGCTAAAATTAAGTTGGATACCGAATATTCAAGTGTTCTGGTAAAAAGTGTAGTCAGGAATTCTAAGTTTTATGAGTGGGATGGTAAAAATATGGATGGTGTGTTATTACCGTCAGGAAGGTATGAGCTTGTTCTTGAGAATGACGGTGTGATGGTTTCACGGAGTTATGTTTTACTGGTGACCTATAGTGTTACTTCTAACCTGCAACAACTTAGGGTTGGCCCGAATCCGTGGAGTATCAGTTCCGGGATACCGGTGAAGCTGTTTTTCTTGCCTGTTAATACAAAAATTGAAGTAAGTATTTATTCAGTAAGCGGTGAGCTTGTGTGCCGGGTAAAACCGGAAAATATTTTTTCATTGCTTGGTTACGCTGTATGGGATGGGAAAAATGAGTATAGCCAGGTTGTGTGTCCCGGTATGTATATCATTGAAGTGTTAGAGACATCAGCAGATGGTAAACAACAGGGGGCTGTGTTGAAACGGTTAGGAGTTGTTGAGTAAGGAAAGGTTTATGAAGAAATCGCAGGTAATAGGTATTTTATTTTTATTATTGTCAGCCAGTGCTTCACAGGTTATCGGGATACCTGCGGCTAATACAGGGACAACAGCAGGGAGTGTATTAAAACTTGAGGTTGATACCCGGGGAATGGGGATGGGAAAAGTTTTTGGGATTGTATCCCAGAGTATGGCGTCGTCATATTCGCATCCTGCCGGTCTTGCATGGTTTGATAATTCTGTTGAGTATAAAAAGCCGTATAGGGTACTATCAGAATTTTCGTATACCGACTGGCTTGCCGGGATGAAGTATAGTTATGTTGCTGCGGCGGTTGGGTTAGGGGAACTTGGGCGTATAGCGTTTCATAATGTGTGCCTTATATCCGGCGAGATTGAACGTGCTGACGCACAGGGGAATACTATAGGTAAGTTTGATGCCAGCAGCGTTGTTGCGGCAGTTACCTGGTCAAAGTATTTGTTGAAGAATGTTGCGGTTGGGATAAATGTAAAGTATTTACATGAAATGGTGGATACAAGTTTTGCACCGGGGATGGGTGTTGATATCGAAGGGTTGTTACAGACAAGTGATAATTGCCATTTTTGGAGCGCAGCATTGCGGAATCTCGGGATAATGGGATATACAGTATCCGGTGTAAAATTTACTCCTGCGGAATTGAGGGTGGGGTATACGTATATTAAGAAGGATGTCGGGTACGGTAAGTTGGTTACTGTAAGCGAAGCTGTGCTTGCTTCAGATAATATGCCGTTGTTTGGGCTTGGGTTTGAGTACGTTTTCCGTAACACAATGTCTCTACGGGTGGGGTATCAGTATAAACTTGGGGGTAATGATGTGCAGTCTTCCATAACCGGGTTAACACTTGGAACAGGTGCAGTGTTTGCGGGGAGAGTGTTGTTTAACTACGCGTATGTGCCGTACGGTTGGTTAGGGGAAGTTCATAGGATAAGTTTGGGGTTAAGGTTTTGAGGATTAATAATAAAATAAAACTTAAGTATTGCGGGTTCCGCGTGTTTATCACCATGGAATTGATAGTTTTATTGTTATCGGCAGGGAAAGTGCGTGCGTTTGATTATAGTTTTGATACCGCACGGTCAGCTGCGATGAATGGTTCATATTGCGCGGTGAGTAATAACGCCGGAGCGGTATTTTATAATCCTGCGGGTTTAGCGGATCTTTACTTATTTAATATTCAGGGGTTGACGAATGTTATTGGGCTGACGGATAAATGGGTGACTGATAAGATTCAAACCGGTATCAATGTTCAGGTGCCGTTAAGGTTGAATAGTACGTTTGGTATCGCATATGTCCGTAATTCTGCGGGAGTAGTAGCTGATTATGAGCAGTTGGTGATAAATAATTATTCTTTGTCAATATCCCCGAACTTGTTTGCCGGAATCAATGTTAAGTACGGACAGTATAATCCCGTAGCGGGGTATAACGCGCGGGTTACCGGTTTTGATATTGGTGTGATTACTAAGTCAATGATGCCGGCTATTAAGTCTAAACTTAATTTAGGTTTATCAATACAAAATATTTTGGGTAAGATGGAATGGAATACCGGGAGTAAAGAATCTGTGCCGGTTAATACTAAGGCGGGATGCGCGTTGTTCGTTGGCAAGGATTTAATGTTGGGGTACGAAATGGATTTAGTGGACCACGTTGTATTCCATCAGTTCGGCGCGGAGTATAGTATCGGGACTTTATTTAGTTGGAGGTTGGGGTATAAATTTGATCCTGAAGAAAGGAATGACGCGTTCTCTACCGGCGTGGGGGTTAGGATTGGGAATGTCGGGATTGATCTCGGATGGAAATACCGTCTTACGGTTGAGGCAGGGCACGCAAATAGTTATTTTCTTAATCTAAACTTTATCCCGGGACAGTTGGGGATTTATCAAATTGGTAATCCATTTTTCTCAACTAAGCAAATATCTCCGAATAATGACGGGGTTAATGATAAATTTTCAATTTTTACTGACGGCGCGAAAGTCAGTGCATGGAAGCTTGTTGTGAAATCAAAAAAAGGTGAGATTGTCAGGGTGTTGGAAGGTGAGGAAAAACTGGTAACTGAAATTCAGTGGGATGGGAAGAATGAAGATAATGTCTATGTCGCGGAAGGTGATTACCAGTACAACTTTAATATTATAGGGTTACAGGATGATGTTTATAATGATAAAGGTACGGTGTTCGTGGATTATACAAAACCGTTTATCCAGGTGTCAGTTTTCCCGGCTATACTAGAACTTAATGCCAGGAGTAAAAACAAGCTCGCAATTAGTATTGATATCGCGGATAATGTGAAAGTAGATACATGGGAAGTATCAATTTTGGACTCCGGGAGGTCGGTTGTCAAGTGGTATGACGGTAAAGAGGATGCAAAAAAGGTTATTGAGTGGGATGGCAAGGATCAGCATTATAATAGGTTTGTTGACAACGGGAAGTATAGGGTGCAGGTTAAGGCTATTGATTCCGCGGGAAATGGTATCGTCAGGGAAACACAATTCGAGGTAAAAGGCGAAGGTGTTGTTGTTTCACAGGTTGCTGTGGTGCGCGAAGAAAAAAAGGAACCCGTAAAAGAAGTTACAGAACAAAGAAGTGTAAGGGAAAACGTTAAGCCTGCCGTTAGTGTTCCTCCAGCGGTGTTTAAGAGCGATACAAATGAAGGGTTGAAACATAAAGTTCTGTTCCCCGCGGGGAGTATCGAAATTGTTCCTAGTTCGAACCGCGTGATGGAACGCGTAGTGCGGACACTCACAACGTATCCCCGTCAAAAAGTTGTGGTGATCGGGTACTGCGACCCTAATGAATCTAATGTAGACGATCTTGCGCGTCAACGCGCGGATGTTGTCCAGCAGATGTTGGCCCAGCGCGGGATTAAGGCTGAAAGAATTAAGGTGGAATCGCGCGGTGCGAAGAATGTTGACGGGGATAGCCGTACCGCGGACGGGCAGGCAAGAAATAGGCGTGTTGAGATAGTTTTTGTTGAATAATAAATTTTTTTGTGGAGGAGATTAATTAATGAACACCCGCGGGCGGTTGTTGTACAAAATGTTGGGATTTTTCTTGGCGCTTGCGTTGGTACCGTTGTTGTTTACACGGTTACAGTTGGTAAGTGTATCAAAAAAATCGATGAAGCAGGACAGTTTGGCGTTACAAAACGGTATTGCGCAGCGCGCAAGCGGGAATGTTCTTGAGTATATCGCCAATATAAAAAATATGTTGTTCGTTATCCAGGGTTCTGATGCGTTTATGTCAATGTCGCCGGGATTGCATAAGCAGATGTATTACGGCCTTGCGGAGTCATACCCGTTATTTATGGAAATAGTTACTGTATCAAAGGACGGGAGGGAGCTCTCAAGATTTACACGCGGCGGGGGAGAGAATATTACCCGTGAATACAGGCAGATTATAAGGGAAGTTGAGGAAAAAGGTGAGTATATAAGTAAGGTAAGGTTCACGGCGGAAGGGTATCCCGTAGTAGCTATTGCTGTTACTATCGGGGATT
The sequence above is drawn from the Elusimicrobiota bacterium genome and encodes:
- a CDS encoding PorV/PorQ family protein — translated: MKKSQVIGILFLLLSASASQVIGIPAANTGTTAGSVLKLEVDTRGMGMGKVFGIVSQSMASSYSHPAGLAWFDNSVEYKKPYRVLSEFSYTDWLAGMKYSYVAAAVGLGELGRIAFHNVCLISGEIERADAQGNTIGKFDASSVVAAVTWSKYLLKNVAVGINVKYLHEMVDTSFAPGMGVDIEGLLQTSDNCHFWSAALRNLGIMGYTVSGVKFTPAELRVGYTYIKKDVGYGKLVTVSEAVLASDNMPLFGLGFEYVFRNTMSLRVGYQYKLGGNDVQSSITGLTLGTGAVFAGRVLFNYAYVPYGWLGEVHRISLGLRF
- a CDS encoding OmpA family protein, producing the protein MRINNKIKLKYCGFRVFITMELIVLLLSAGKVRAFDYSFDTARSAAMNGSYCAVSNNAGAVFYNPAGLADLYLFNIQGLTNVIGLTDKWVTDKIQTGINVQVPLRLNSTFGIAYVRNSAGVVADYEQLVINNYSLSISPNLFAGINVKYGQYNPVAGYNARVTGFDIGVITKSMMPAIKSKLNLGLSIQNILGKMEWNTGSKESVPVNTKAGCALFVGKDLMLGYEMDLVDHVVFHQFGAEYSIGTLFSWRLGYKFDPEERNDAFSTGVGVRIGNVGIDLGWKYRLTVEAGHANSYFLNLNFIPGQLGIYQIGNPFFSTKQISPNNDGVNDKFSIFTDGAKVSAWKLVVKSKKGEIVRVLEGEEKLVTEIQWDGKNEDNVYVAEGDYQYNFNIIGLQDDVYNDKGTVFVDYTKPFIQVSVFPAILELNARSKNKLAISIDIADNVKVDTWEVSILDSGRSVVKWYDGKEDAKKVIEWDGKDQHYNRFVDNGKYRVQVKAIDSAGNGIVRETQFEVKGEGVVVSQVAVVREEKKEPVKEVTEQRSVRENVKPAVSVPPAVFKSDTNEGLKHKVLFPAGSIEIVPSSNRVMERVVRTLTTYPRQKVVVIGYCDPNESNVDDLARQRADVVQQMLAQRGIKAERIKVESRGAKNVDGDSRTADGQARNRRVEIVFVE
- a CDS encoding kelch repeat-containing protein, whose product is MKKSFAVLMAAGIVLFSFSGLYAAQWRTTAGLLQGGRYHHTATLLPNGKVLVTGGFNGTTVIASAELYDVYLQTWTYAGTMVAARQYHTATLLPNGKVLIVGGEDASSNYLSSCELYDPKTNEWTSTNGLVKGRSYHCAVLLKTGKLMVIAGKTSSGATNTCEVYDYSSNNWQPGRNIANSRYSHSAVSLSDGNVLITGGYATGYNNTSELYVASSDLWRVVGNISSGRNYHNMTLLPGNDVLLTGGTGASGILSSTERFSVTGEVWASENAMKLALCYHTTVLLPNDKVLTIGGFSSVASSACQVYNSVTHEWVEQESMLTARYYHTSTLLPTGQVLVVGGKSSTSSAISNCEVFDPRIAVCIPGPELQIARTHVSACLLPSGKMLLAGGVNTSTIYNTCETYDSDNNTVSQTAYPMINARDEFVTTLLLDGRVLATGGYTGTGRRKECELFDITEGKWISTGDLLDERSLYTQTLLPNGEVMVSGGINNSSAATKKSEVYSTVWESWTATGDMTYLRYGHTANLLVDGKVIVCGGYSGTEVLPYCESYDYQQKSWTSKAQMAEARYNHKSVVLRDGRLLVVGGSNYSSLKSCELYSPIADTWSTAASLPVTLVNHTLVSLDDKILCIGGYNGSTAEDKIFAYSVGIDSWVEIGTRLVTARYGHTAMVMPDKSILIAGGVNSAGTALSSTELLYISTVTSTARKDVVTSFSSVYQSTGTSYTINGTGFNPAYECSSGGYGHMQSAANIPVLNFVGMDSGICTNHIPASWSNTGITYTLPSSLTYGYYFVDIVVGGISGKRGIIKVPAISSAPSGLVTSDAGEGVSTKVNVSWQSPVINGDAYQLERSSNNTEFFFIAKLEKSVTFYCDNSLTPNTTFWYRLSVLNCSGVSAPSSAVTGITRAVVPAGAGITGITDNSLTIVWGHNGNSSLTDYTVELSSTGYFVNTIKTSGWIRNTSYNFTGLAPNTSYYAYIKARSFAGYETSWGVLSTTMTLASVPSVPVIVSVSSTAVRVSLGTDLNPGYTQYAVVVSSDSNTSYYITSAGGIGSVPYWQALADWNTGEGFTVTGLKPNTQYYARVKARNNWAVPVETSPGVASSKYTHATVVGGVVSTVSPDTLKLVINDVYNSTFTKYAIAISSTGWTYYQYISSSGVFASTAVWNTRTGWGEAVGFDIKGLSPNVYYIVRLKSINDDPSSPVETEFGGFIGKYTTALPPSKPGVGYGRDSITLKYYYEILFSTSDGNPGSTEYAVFVATGVNLFYLQGDGTAGGAPVWKTREVWGSNSQNYHKGMSVGDEMVYYLKARNGDLVETNNSPMTVGRFVIENSERKRDVDKDGVLEIAYFGEFGFNRFEDPGGNIVSVSSSSNYDGDGRFEHLINYNNAQAWVYWNPDTDIYTQAGIIDVNKDGYPDILIDVNADAVYDKIVISNNSSSIAESVLITYVADLDGDGMPNIWEAEKGFNALDSSDAGVDSDSDGLINLEEYKNSVDPWKVDTDGGGVSDGREVLVDKTSPANKDDDRINEQLLIPGDVTAGITKTFVFPKELDPGKEYVAKIKLDTEYSSVLVKSVVRNSKFYEWDGKNMDGVLLPSGRYELVLENDGVMVSRSYVLLVTYSVTSNLQQLRVGPNPWSISSGIPVKLFFLPVNTKIEVSIYSVSGELVCRVKPENIFSLLGYAVWDGKNEYSQVVCPGMYIIEVLETSADGKQQGAVLKRLGVVE
- a CDS encoding response regulator transcription factor, which codes for MAENKVVKILIVDDDPNMRDTLTDVLELDGFVVKSAASGKEGLEKLKAENPTMLILDLQLPDIAGLELCQIIRKDPEFAAIPILMLTGRFIQADDKVSGLDLGADEYLVKPVNPPELVLRIKNLLRRCGVV